The genomic interval GGCTGTCGAGAGACGGGCCGGTCACTGGGCCGGGCACGCGCATCCACCCTGTGTCCTCGCCGGCAACCCGTCCTGCGGTGACGGTCACGGGGCGTCCCCTCCAGCGTCGCCCGCCTCGGCTCCCACGTCGCGCGGAGCGTCAGCCGGGCGGTTCGTCGGGTACGGGGTGCCCCGGACGTGCGTTCCCGGAATGCGCGGCGCCCCTCTTCCCGGTGCCGGCCTCGTCCGTGTCGGGGATCGTCGGGTCGGGGTTCCCCGGATCACGGCCCTCCGGCTCGCGCTGCTCGTCGGCGTCGGCGCCGGCCTGCTGATCGGGCAGGTCCCTCGGTATCGGCTTCGGTTTCGGCCCTCCGGTGATTCCCGGGGCTTCCGGGCGGCGCTCGCTCACGGCGTTCTCGCTTCCTCGCGCGGGGTGGGTGTCAGGGGCGGGTACCCCGACGGCCGACGACAAATCCGGCCTCGGCACCCCTGACCTGGGGGCCGGGCCGTGCGAAGGTCCAGGGCATCGGTGGGACTGCCCGGGCACGGCGAAGGGCGGGCACCGGCAGAACGCCGGTACCCGCCCCTGTGCGCTGTGGTGACCGTCAGGCTCGGTGGCCTCCGTAGTAGCCGCCGACCTGCTCGTGATAGCCGGCGTCACCGATGTGCTTGTCCTTGTCGAACTCGGGGGAGTTCTTGATCTCTTCCTTGGTGCGGCCGACGTGGACCGTACGGTCCGCGACGTCGATGGTCGAGATGACACCGGCGGGGAGCAGAACCTGCTTGCCGAAGATCCACACTCCGGTGTCGACGACGATGTACGCGGCTCCGACGTCCTCGGAGTGCTTGTCGACCTTGCCGATCGAGCCGTCGCTCGCCTCGACCTTGAACCCGGTCAGGTCCGTCCCCGTCTGGTGACCCGACTCGGCCTGGTAGCCCCACATGTTGTCCGTCATACAAAACCTCCCCTTGCGGCGCGTGAAATACCGAGGAAGCCCGTCCGGAATTTCGGTGGGCGTCCCTCGGCGGGTCGAGTGCCCACCGTTTTCGGTCCCACACAATTTGAAATGTCGACTACGCGTCAATGGATCGCGAATCCGGCGTCACTCAAAATCAGCGCGAGGAGAAGTACAAGAATCAACACAGCCATGTCGATTCCCCTTTCCGGAAGGCAGTTGTGCCCTCTGTGCCGTATGCCATGCGGGTGTTTTTCGGCCTCGTTTCCACGGCACGTCGCCGACCGTCCCGACCGAGACCTTTCGCCAGGCAGACACGGCCGGTCCGCATGAGACGGGCCGAGCGGGTTACCCGTGGGCCGTGCTGAGAATCGGAATGATCGCCGTGGTCGTGGGCGCCGCCCTCGCAGGCGTGGGTATGGCCGTGACCGTGTCGCCCTGGTGGTGGACGGCCGCAGCGCCACTCGCCGCGCTCGGCGTGATCGGCGTGTGGGACCTGGCCCAGCGGCGGCACTCGGTGCTGCGCAACTATCCGGTGATCGGGCACGCCCGCTTCCTGCTGGAACGCATCCGTCCCGAGTTGCAGCAGTACTTCGTCGAGCGGAACTTCGACGGCCGCCCCTTCGACCGGGACATCCGCAGCATCGTCTACGAGCGGGCCAAGGGCACCGCCGCCGAGGAGCCGTTCGGCACCGAACGCGACGTGTACCAGGCGGGATACGAATACCTGGTTCCCTCAATGGCCCCGCGCCCGGTGCCCGAAGAACCGCCGCGCGTACGCATCGGCGGCCCGGACTGCACCCGGCCCTACGACATGGCCCTGCTGAACGTCTCCGCGATGAGCTTCGGCTCGCTCTCCGCCAACGCCGTACTCGCCCTCAACCAGGGGGCCGCGGCGGGCGGTTTCGCGCACGACACCGGTGAGGGCGGGCTCTCGGAGTACCACCTGCGCCCGGGCGGCGACCTGGTCTGGGAGATCGGCACCGGCTACTTCGGCTGCCGGACCCGGGACGGGGACTTCGATGCCGGGGAGTTCGCCGAGAAGGCGTCGGGCGACAGCGTCAGGTGCGTGTCGCTCAAGCTGTCGCAGGGCGC from Streptomyces sp. NBC_01288 carries:
- a CDS encoding PRC-barrel domain containing protein, with the protein product MTDNMWGYQAESGHQTGTDLTGFKVEASDGSIGKVDKHSEDVGAAYIVVDTGVWIFGKQVLLPAGVISTIDVADRTVHVGRTKEEIKNSPEFDKDKHIGDAGYHEQVGGYYGGHRA